In the genome of Candidatus Hydrogenedentota bacterium, the window TGAGGTGGGCGAGAAAGGTCTCGTTTTCGAGTTTGTAAATGTTGACGGAGGTGAGTTCGCCGCGCAGGCCCACGAGGAGGTTGCAGATAAGGTCGTGGGTCATGGGCCGGGCGGTCTTCTCGCCCAACAGACCGATTTGAATGGCACTCGCTTCCGGGAGGCCGACCAGAATGGGGAGCACCTTATTTTCGTGGCGCAACAAAACCAGCGGATACTGATGTTCTTCGGCCTGGCTTACGCCCAGG includes:
- a CDS encoding bifunctional nuclease family protein; its protein translation is MLEVEILGVSQAEEHQYPLVLLRHENKVLPILVGLPEASAIQIGLLGEKTARPMTHDLICNLLVGLRGELTSVNIYKLENETFLAHLNVEQKNDEGHIEQILRIDTRPSDGIAIAVRVGCPIMVAEEVMESAAQDASILGEADDEDDDTDGDDDSPF